In the Theobroma cacao cultivar B97-61/B2 chromosome 1, Criollo_cocoa_genome_V2, whole genome shotgun sequence genome, one interval contains:
- the LOC18612481 gene encoding alpha-1,6-mannosyl-glycoprotein 2-beta-N-acetylglucosaminyltransferase, producing MLSVVCSMANYKKPRLKDAAFKRLLSVVLVTLLGVSLLIVSLRTNVNPASNGFDEDLSGSDDIQSSSGKLNLPQQNEFSIQLEKRNWLPPRNVDLYPKLAKDHITIVLYVHNRPQYLQVVVKSLSKVVGISETLLIVSHDGYFEEMNKIVEGIKFCQVKQIFAPYSPHVFTDSFPGVSSNDCMEKDDAEKKHCIGNPDQYGNHRSPKIVSLKHHWWWMMNTVWDGLKETRGHDGHILFIEEDHFIYPNAYRNLQLLVSMKPNKCPDCYAANLAPCDVNTRGEGWDSLVAERMGNVGYAFNRTVWRKIHRKAKEFCFFDDYNWDITMWATVYPSFGSPVYTLRGPRTSAVHFGKCGLHQGQGQSNACIDNGSVNIQVDEIDKVANIGSEWDVRVYHNQPGYKAGFKGWGGWGDDRDRQLCLSYSQMYHSFNTSSAVMS from the coding sequence ATGCTGTCTGTTGTTTGCTCTATGGCTAATTATAAGAAACCCCGTTTGAAGGATGCGGCTTTTAAACGTTTGCTGTCTGTAGTTTTAGTTACTTTATTAGGGGTTTCACTTTTAATAGTTTCTCTTAGGACCAATGTTAACCCAGCTTCTAATGGATTCGATGAAGATTTAAGTGGAAGTGATGATATTCAGAGCTCTAGTGGGAAACTCAACCTTCCTCAGCAGAATGAATTTTCAATCCAATTGGAAAAACGAAACTGGTTGCCCCCTAGGAATGTAGATCTATATCCAAAGTTAGCTAAAGATCATATAACCATTGTTTTATACGTGCATAATCGGCCGCAATATCTCCAAGTAGTTGTTAAGAGCTTGTCCAAGGTTGTGGGGATAAGTGAAACTTTATTGATCGTTAGCCATGATGGTTACTTTGAAGAAATGAATAAGATCGTGGAAGGGATCAAATTTTGCCAAGTGAAACAGATATTTGCCCCTTATTCGCCACATGTGTTCACTGACAGTTTTCCTGGTGTGTCATCAAATGACTGTATGGAAAAGGATGATGCAGAGAAGAAACATTGTATTGGGAATCCTGATCAGTATGGAAACCACCGATCTCCGAAGATAGTTTCTTTGAAGCATCATTGGTGGTGGATGATGAACACTGTGTGGGATGGATTGAAGGAGACCAGAGGGCATGATGGACATATTCTTTTCATAGAAGAGGATCACTTTATTTATCCCAATGCATATCGCAACTTACAGCTTCTTGTATCTATGAAGCCCAACAAATGCCCAGATTGCTATGCTGCAAATCTGGCACCTTGTGACGTGAATACAAGAGGAGAAGGATGGGATAGTTTGGTTGCAGAGAGAATGGGAAATGTGGGTTATGCCTTTAACCGGACTGTCTGGAGGAAAATCCATAGGAAGGCTAAAGAGTTTTGCTTCTTTGATGATTACAACTGGGATATAACGATGTGGGCAACAGTTTATCCTTCATTTGGCAGTCCAGTGTACACATTACGAGGTCCAAGGACTAGTGCAGTTCACTTTGGGAAGTGCGGTTTACATCAGGGCCAAGGTCAGAGTAATGCTTGCATTGATAATGGATCAGTGAACATTCAAGTAGATGAAATTGATAAAGTTGCTAATATTGGATCAGAATGGGATGTGCGTGTCTATCACAATCAACCAGGGTATAAAGCTGGGTTTAAGGGTTGGGGTGGTTGGGGGGATGACAGAGACCGTCAATTGTGTCTGAGTTATTCTCAAATGTACCATTCCTTTAACACTTCTTCAGCTGTGATGAGTTGA